The Chitinophagales bacterium genome has a segment encoding these proteins:
- a CDS encoding methyltransferase domain-containing protein, giving the protein MKKNFKWTVAQNLELKWWKNYLKNKNVGDYLAWKKNYWLQFLKDIEIDCNDLANKTILDAGCGPAGIFSVLNDSEVVAIDPLLDNYTTLEHFDKNWYSHVDFVTTTIEEYRTNKKFDYVFCLNAINHVADIEKAYSVLVDQLNDNGILIISTDAHQHHFLKRIFKAIPGDALHPHQYNKKEYEQFLLDRNCSILKSYSFPANFIFDYIVWKARK; this is encoded by the coding sequence ATGAAGAAGAATTTTAAATGGACTGTTGCTCAAAACCTTGAACTTAAATGGTGGAAAAACTATTTGAAAAATAAAAATGTAGGCGATTATTTGGCTTGGAAAAAAAACTACTGGCTACAATTTTTAAAAGACATAGAAATTGATTGTAATGACTTGGCAAACAAAACTATTTTAGATGCAGGTTGTGGTCCAGCTGGAATTTTTAGTGTATTAAATGATAGCGAAGTTGTTGCTATTGATCCACTATTAGATAATTATACTACTCTAGAACATTTTGATAAAAATTGGTACAGTCATGTTGATTTTGTAACGACTACTATAGAAGAATATCGTACTAATAAAAAATTTGATTATGTATTTTGTTTAAATGCAATTAATCATGTGGCAGATATAGAAAAAGCATATAGTGTTTTGGTAGACCAATTGAATGACAATGGTATTTTAATTATTTCTACAGATGCACACCAACACCATTTTTTAAAACGCATTTTTAAAGCAATTCCTGGCGATGCACTACATCCACATCAATATAATAAAAAAGAATATGAGCAGTTTTTACTTGATAGAAATTGTAGCATACTAAAATCCTATTCCTTTCCTGCCAATTTTATTTTTGATTATATAGTTTGGAAAGCGAGGAAGTAG
- the murB gene encoding UDP-N-acetylmuramate dehydrogenase, translating into MNFNIQHSVSLQPYNTFGLNITTKYFTILNNKNQLQDLPHLIQAYPKFMFLGGGSNVLFINDYDGLIILNELKDIIILDNNNNYIDIEILSGNIWHDTVQYCVAQNWYGIENMALIPGTVGAAPIQNIGAYGTELKEVLLQVKAVNLNNGQLETFSNSDCNFGYRDSIFKNKYKNKYYIYSIIIRLQHHGELNTSYGAINQVLQNKGIAQANIKDVFNAVIEIRSSKLPNPKELGNSGSFFKNPIVGKNILFNIQQQYPTIPFYTVDDAHVKIPAAWLIEQSGFKGKRIGNTGNHKDQALVIVNYGNATGQEIWQHAQTVIKTVQEKFSITLEPEVNVIA; encoded by the coding sequence ATGAATTTCAATATTCAACATAGCGTTTCACTACAACCTTATAATACATTTGGATTAAATATTACTACAAAATATTTTACTATATTAAATAATAAAAACCAGCTACAAGATTTACCTCATTTAATTCAAGCATATCCAAAATTTATGTTTTTAGGTGGTGGAAGTAATGTATTGTTCATTAACGATTATGATGGATTAATAATACTCAATGAATTAAAAGATATTATTATTTTAGATAATAACAATAACTATATTGATATTGAAATTTTATCAGGAAATATTTGGCATGATACGGTACAATATTGCGTAGCACAAAATTGGTATGGTATAGAAAACATGGCACTCATTCCAGGAACTGTTGGTGCAGCTCCAATTCAAAATATAGGTGCTTATGGTACAGAGTTAAAAGAGGTCCTGCTACAAGTTAAAGCAGTTAATTTAAACAACGGACAACTAGAAACATTTTCTAACAGCGATTGTAATTTTGGTTATAGAGATAGTATTTTTAAAAATAAATATAAAAATAAATATTATATATATAGTATCATCATACGATTACAACACCATGGAGAACTCAATACAAGCTATGGTGCTATCAATCAAGTATTACAAAACAAAGGAATAGCACAAGCAAATATTAAAGATGTTTTTAATGCAGTCATCGAAATTAGAAGTAGCAAACTACCTAATCCAAAAGAGTTAGGCAATAGTGGAAGTTTTTTCAAAAATCCAATTGTAGGAAAAAATATATTATTTAATATACAGCAACAATATCCAACAATACCATTTTACACTGTAGATGATGCTCATGTAAAAATTCCAGCTGCTTGGTTAATTGAGCAAAGTGGATTTAAAGGCAAACGCATTGGCAATACAGGCAACCATAAAGATCAAGCATTAGTAATTGTGAACTATGGCAATGCAACAGGACAAGAAATTTGGCAACACGCACAAACCGTAATAAAAACAGTACAAGAAAAATTCAGTATTACACTCGAACCAGAAGTAAATGTAATAGCGTAA
- a CDS encoding Nif3-like dinuclear metal center hexameric protein, whose amino-acid sequence MKIADIIDTIDAFAPKQYQESYDNAGLIVGDKSAECTGVLLCLDTIEAVIDEAIAKNCNLVVAHHPIVFSGIKQLNGKNYVERVVIKAIKNDIAIYACHTNLDNVQLGVNHKIGEKLGLQNLKILAPKKSILKKLYTYIPTAQKENLLNALYQAGAGNIGNYSNCSFSTEGIGSFKANENANPTVGKINETHYENETKVEVLFPIHAERNILQALFKHHPYEEVAYEIITLDNMNQNIGSGMIGELNEAMAELDFLKLLKEKMQCQCIRHTKLLNRPIKTVAFCGGAGSFLLKNAIAAKADIFITGDFKYHEFFDADNQIVIADIGHYESEQYTTEIFYNLLTKKFRNFAVQISTINTNPINYL is encoded by the coding sequence ATGAAAATTGCTGATATTATTGATACGATTGACGCTTTTGCTCCAAAACAATATCAAGAAAGTTATGATAATGCTGGATTAATTGTTGGCGACAAATCTGCTGAGTGTACTGGAGTTTTACTTTGCTTAGATACCATAGAAGCTGTAATTGATGAAGCCATTGCTAAAAATTGTAATTTGGTGGTAGCACATCATCCAATTGTATTTAGTGGAATAAAACAACTCAATGGTAAAAATTATGTAGAGCGAGTAGTCATCAAAGCCATTAAAAACGATATAGCAATTTATGCTTGTCATACTAATTTAGACAATGTTCAACTAGGTGTCAATCATAAAATTGGCGAAAAATTAGGACTACAAAATCTAAAAATATTAGCACCAAAAAAAAGTATCCTAAAAAAGTTATATACCTATATTCCAACTGCACAAAAAGAAAATTTACTCAATGCTTTGTACCAAGCTGGTGCAGGAAATATTGGCAATTATAGCAATTGCAGTTTTAGTACCGAAGGCATTGGTTCATTCAAAGCCAATGAAAATGCCAATCCAACTGTAGGAAAAATTAATGAAACACATTACGAAAACGAAACTAAAGTAGAAGTTCTTTTTCCTATACACGCAGAACGAAATATTTTACAAGCACTGTTCAAGCATCATCCATACGAAGAAGTTGCTTACGAAATTATCACACTAGACAATATGAATCAAAATATTGGTAGTGGAATGATTGGCGAACTCAACGAAGCAATGGCTGAATTAGATTTCTTAAAGCTACTCAAAGAAAAGATGCAATGCCAATGTATTAGACATACTAAATTGCTAAATCGACCTATAAAAACCGTAGCATTTTGTGGTGGAGCCGGTAGTTTTTTGTTAAAAAATGCTATTGCAGCCAAAGCAGACATTTTTATTACTGGAGATTTTAAATATCACGAATTCTTTGATGCTGATAATCAAATAGTTATAGCAGATATTGGACATTATGAAAGTGAGCAATACACAACTGAAATATTTTATAATCTGTTAACAAAAAAATTTCGTAACTTTGCCGTTCAAATTTCGACAATAAATACAAATCCGATAAACTATTTATAA
- a CDS encoding metallophosphoesterase family protein translates to MTIGIVSDTHGYIDDRLLDFFNNVDEIWHAGDIGNIEVIKKLESIKPTKVVYGNIDDSSIRNQFPLNQIFNIDNCKILMTHIAGSFGKYNTRINALHQTQKDIKILVCGHSHILKVQYDEKYNWLYINPGAYGKHGFHKFRTAIKLQIENSIPKNIEVLELKR, encoded by the coding sequence ATGACCATAGGTATAGTTTCGGACACACATGGATATATAGATGATAGACTTTTAGACTTCTTTAATAATGTAGATGAGATTTGGCATGCAGGTGATATTGGCAACATTGAAGTTATTAAAAAGTTAGAAAGCATAAAACCTACCAAAGTTGTTTATGGCAATATAGACGATAGTAGTATTAGAAATCAGTTTCCATTAAATCAGATTTTTAATATAGACAATTGCAAGATTTTAATGACACATATTGCTGGAAGTTTTGGCAAATACAATACCAGAATTAATGCATTGCATCAAACACAAAAAGACATAAAAATTTTAGTGTGTGGACACTCGCATATTTTAAAAGTTCAGTACGATGAAAAATACAACTGGTTATACATTAATCCAGGAGCTTATGGCAAACATGGATTTCATAAGTTTAGAACTGCAATAAAACTACAAATAGAAAATAGCATTCCTAAAAATATAGAAGTGCTAGAATTAAAAAGGTAG
- a CDS encoding MFS transporter, which yields MLRKSFIFYIDSYRGLSKEMWLLSLVLLINRMGTMVFPFLMIYLTTQLGFSLSQGGIVMALFGIGSMFGAYIGGKLTDDFDFKTIQITSLIGGGIMFLIIGQLKSYYAICIAAFFLSLINEAFRPANAAAIGAYSSKENLTRSFTLNRLAFNLGWSIGGGLGGFIAAQSYELLFWVDGCTNIISGIIFYFILPSPKSIISIDVIQDTNDNYSSGFLSPLKDKVFVFYLMATTLYAICFFQLFTNLPAYLKTEKHFSEEFIGQLYTLNGLFIVAFEMALMYWISRKRHQLYAIPIGAFIHIIAYLCLVLFNNTYALVTLVVLLITISEMLALPVASTFWMSRTNSKNRGAYAGWQTFAWAFALTIGPPLVAIGADIISWQFVWWMIALLSLLVTIIYYKVIQLE from the coding sequence ATGCTAAGGAAAAGTTTTATATTTTATATTGATTCTTACAGAGGATTAAGCAAAGAAATGTGGTTGCTTTCTTTAGTATTATTGATTAATAGAATGGGAACCATGGTTTTTCCTTTCTTGATGATTTACTTAACTACACAACTTGGTTTTTCCTTATCGCAAGGTGGAATTGTAATGGCTTTATTTGGTATTGGCTCTATGTTTGGTGCTTATATTGGAGGCAAATTAACAGATGATTTTGATTTTAAAACCATACAAATTACTTCTTTAATTGGTGGTGGCATTATGTTCTTGATTATTGGTCAATTAAAAAGTTACTATGCTATTTGTATTGCTGCATTTTTTTTAAGCTTAATTAATGAAGCATTTAGACCTGCAAATGCTGCAGCTATTGGTGCTTATAGTAGTAAAGAAAATTTGACGCGTTCATTTACACTAAATCGCTTGGCATTTAATTTAGGTTGGTCTATTGGTGGTGGTTTAGGTGGATTTATTGCTGCACAATCATACGAGTTATTATTTTGGGTAGATGGTTGTACCAATATAATTTCTGGCATTATTTTTTACTTTATACTACCTAGTCCTAAAAGTATCATTTCTATTGATGTTATCCAGGATACCAACGATAATTATAGCAGTGGTTTCTTATCTCCTTTAAAAGATAAGGTATTTGTATTTTATTTAATGGCAACTACTTTATATGCTATTTGCTTTTTTCAATTATTTACTAATTTGCCTGCATACTTAAAAACAGAGAAACATTTTTCAGAAGAATTTATTGGTCAGTTGTATACTTTAAACGGATTGTTTATTGTGGCATTTGAGATGGCATTGATGTATTGGATTTCAAGAAAAAGGCATCAATTATATGCAATTCCTATTGGTGCTTTCATTCATATAATAGCTTATTTATGTTTGGTATTATTTAATAATACATACGCATTGGTTACTTTAGTAGTATTGCTAATTACCATAAGCGAAATGTTAGCATTACCAGTAGCTAGTACTTTTTGGATGAGTAGAACCAACTCGAAAAACAGAGGTGCTTATGCTGGTTGGCAAACTTTTGCTTGGGCATTTGCATTAACTATAGGTCCGCCATTAGTTGCTATTGGTGCAGATATAATTAGCTGGCAATTTGTTTGGTGGATGATTGCTTTATTATCTTTGCTTGTAACTATAATTTATTATAAGGTAATACAATTAGAATGA
- the ilvB gene encoding biosynthetic-type acetolactate synthase large subunit, producing the protein MSDSNKQLISGAEAVIKSLVEAGIDTIFGYPGGAIMPIYDALWHYTDKVKHVLTRHEQGATHAAEGWARIRNKAAVCFATSGPGATNLVTGIADAIMDSTPMVCITGQVPMHLLGTDAFQETDVVGITMPITKWNYQITKASEVPEIIAKAFFIANTGKPGPVLIDITKNAQFEMMEWKGYTPCTAVRGYHPSPEIDENKVKQAATIINDSKKPLIIAGQGIMIAGARQQLEAFSAKTGIPVATTMQGLGAVSPDFKNYVGIPGMHGNYSVNKKMNECDVMIAVGMRFDDRVTGDVKRFAKQAKVIHIEIDPMEIDKVVKTEVGILSDAKIALEALTPLVNENNHQTWIETFKALDKQEFEKVIEPAIHPKEGGIKMGEIMHLIDEKTDGQAVIIPDVGQHQMYAMRYYSYKNNNSWISSGGLGTMGFALPASIGAQMAAPERLVVNIIGDGCFQMTIQELGTIWQHELPIKTVIFNNNYLGMVRQWQELFFDNRYSSVELKNPDFVAISKGFGIASAKVTDRADLSKALDVMFAHQGPYVLEVVVEKEENLFPMVPSGASCDEVILEPQV; encoded by the coding sequence ATGAGTGATAGCAATAAGCAATTAATTTCTGGTGCAGAAGCAGTAATCAAAAGTTTAGTAGAAGCAGGTATAGATACCATTTTTGGATATCCTGGTGGAGCTATTATGCCAATTTATGATGCTTTATGGCATTATACAGATAAAGTAAAACATGTACTAACAAGACATGAGCAAGGTGCTACTCATGCTGCTGAAGGTTGGGCAAGAATTAGAAATAAAGCGGCAGTTTGTTTTGCAACTTCTGGTCCTGGTGCTACAAATTTAGTTACTGGTATTGCTGATGCTATTATGGATAGTACTCCTATGGTTTGTATTACTGGTCAAGTACCAATGCATTTATTAGGTACAGATGCTTTTCAAGAAACAGATGTTGTAGGGATTACTATGCCAATTACTAAATGGAATTATCAAATTACTAAAGCGTCTGAAGTTCCTGAAATTATTGCTAAAGCTTTCTTTATTGCGAATACTGGCAAACCTGGACCTGTTTTAATTGATATTACAAAAAATGCTCAATTTGAAATGATGGAATGGAAAGGTTATACGCCTTGTACTGCTGTGCGTGGCTATCATCCAAGTCCTGAAATTGATGAAAATAAAGTTAAACAAGCTGCTACTATTATTAATGATTCTAAAAAACCTTTAATCATAGCAGGACAAGGCATTATGATTGCTGGTGCTAGACAACAGTTAGAAGCATTTTCTGCAAAAACGGGTATTCCTGTTGCTACAACTATGCAAGGATTAGGTGCTGTTAGTCCAGATTTTAAAAACTATGTAGGTATTCCTGGTATGCATGGCAATTATTCTGTCAATAAAAAAATGAATGAGTGTGATGTAATGATTGCTGTTGGTATGCGTTTCGATGATAGAGTTACTGGCGATGTAAAACGATTTGCCAAACAAGCAAAAGTAATTCATATAGAAATAGATCCAATGGAGATTGATAAAGTAGTAAAAACAGAAGTTGGAATCTTATCTGATGCAAAAATTGCTTTAGAAGCATTAACGCCATTGGTAAATGAAAACAATCATCAAACTTGGATAGAGACTTTTAAAGCATTAGATAAACAAGAGTTTGAAAAAGTAATTGAACCTGCTATTCATCCTAAAGAAGGTGGAATTAAAATGGGTGAAATTATGCATCTAATAGATGAAAAAACAGACGGACAAGCAGTTATTATTCCAGATGTTGGTCAACATCAAATGTATGCGATGCGTTATTATTCGTATAAAAATAACAACTCATGGATAAGCAGTGGAGGTTTAGGAACAATGGGATTTGCATTGCCAGCTTCTATTGGAGCTCAAATGGCAGCACCAGAGAGATTAGTAGTTAATATTATTGGTGATGGATGTTTTCAAATGACGATACAAGAACTAGGCACTATATGGCAACACGAATTACCTATTAAAACAGTTATATTCAATAACAACTATTTAGGAATGGTGCGTCAATGGCAAGAGCTGTTTTTCGATAATCGTTATTCTTCAGTTGAATTAAAAAATCCAGACTTTGTGGCTATAAGCAAAGGTTTTGGTATAGCATCTGCAAAAGTTACAGATAGAGCAGATTTAAGTAAAGCATTAGATGTTATGTTTGCTCACCAAGGACCATATGTTTTGGAAGTGGTGGTAGAAAAAGAAGAAAATTTATTTCCAATGGTACCAAGTGGTGCAAGTTGCGATGAAGTTATTCTAGAGCCACAAGTGTAA
- a CDS encoding DUF4126 domain-containing protein, which translates to MVQILSENKVVLSFLMGLGLSASCGFRVFIPLLVASIASKLGILHLGENFQWMSSTAAIIAFSTATVFEVLGYYIPFVDNILDSITTPASVAAGTLLTASAILPEVDPMLKWGLGIMVGGGSAGIIQAGTALTRATSTATTGGLANPVVATTEHGLSIIGSIMSIIMPVIVAIIVCIIVVLILLFTIRYFKKRIPNSSVAT; encoded by the coding sequence ATGGTTCAAATACTAAGTGAAAACAAAGTTGTACTTAGTTTTTTAATGGGACTTGGTTTAAGTGCAAGTTGTGGTTTTAGAGTTTTTATTCCTTTATTAGTTGCTAGTATTGCTAGTAAATTAGGTATTTTACATTTAGGCGAAAACTTTCAGTGGATGTCTAGTACTGCTGCTATTATTGCATTTAGTACGGCTACTGTTTTTGAAGTTTTAGGATATTATATTCCTTTTGTAGATAATATACTCGACTCTATAACTACACCTGCTTCTGTTGCGGCAGGAACTTTATTAACGGCATCGGCAATATTACCAGAAGTAGATCCAATGTTAAAATGGGGACTTGGTATTATGGTTGGTGGTGGAAGTGCTGGTATTATTCAAGCTGGCACAGCACTTACTAGAGCAACTTCTACTGCAACTACAGGTGGTTTAGCTAATCCAGTAGTAGCTACTACAGAACATGGTTTGTCTATTATTGGTAGTATAATGAGTATTATTATGCCAGTAATTGTAGCAATAATTGTTTGTATTATTGTAGTACTGATTTTGTTATTTACTATCCGTTATTTTAAGAAACGCATACCCAATTCAAGTGTGGCAACATAA
- the recG gene encoding ATP-dependent DNA helicase RecG: MSAERKDVQFLNTPIEYLKGVGPEKATVLKNELQIFSFGDLIKHFPYRYVDRSQIHTTNDIGNSDTYIQLKGKIKNMVELGHGRAKRLSAVFYDDVGEVELVWFKGIQWIKKGIDANTTFLLYGKPTYFNHSYNIAHPELEIFNAAKNKYEQPFRALYNTTEKMKKKGLDSKAFQKLIANLLVNLKPEHIIDFIPKKYIEMYRMLSRYDAYVNIHQPKNNSLQHQAIKRLKFEELFITQINLVELKLIHQKEKGFIFEKIDNHFDNFYHHLLPFELTNAQKRVLKEIRKDMLSGKQMNRLLQGDVGSGKTIVALLCMLMAIDNNFQATLMAPTEILAQQHFQGIQELLQNTNINVQLLTGSTKSKEKKQILKAVNEGLVDLLIGTHALIEDTVQFKNLGIAIIDEQHRFGVEQRAKLYTKNTTAPHILVMTATPIPRTLAMTLYGDLDVSVIDELPPGRKPIKTIHKFESHRLELFGFMRDEIKKGRQIYIVYPLIQESEKLDLIDLQNGYEAICRAFPIPDYFVSVVHGKMKPADKDFEMQRFLKKETQIMVATTVIEVGVNVPNASVMIIENADRFGLSQLHQLRGRVGRGADQSYCILMTDFKLSQDAKKRIKTMCETNDGFKIAEVDLALRGPGNMEGTQQSGALQLSIANIATDGKILEEARKTAIAIYENDATLQHEDNKWLRYYLQAQKQKKNSWISVS; this comes from the coding sequence ATGTCTGCCGAGCGAAAAGATGTACAGTTTTTAAATACACCAATAGAATATTTAAAAGGTGTTGGACCAGAAAAAGCAACGGTGCTTAAAAATGAATTGCAGATTTTTTCTTTTGGTGATTTAATCAAACATTTCCCATATCGTTATGTCGATAGAAGTCAAATTCATACTACCAATGATATTGGTAATTCAGATACCTATATTCAACTTAAAGGAAAAATAAAAAATATGGTAGAGTTAGGTCATGGTAGAGCAAAGCGATTGTCGGCTGTGTTTTATGATGATGTTGGTGAAGTAGAACTCGTTTGGTTTAAAGGTATTCAGTGGATAAAAAAAGGAATTGATGCCAACACTACTTTTCTATTATATGGGAAACCTACTTATTTTAATCATTCATATAATATAGCACATCCTGAATTAGAAATTTTTAATGCTGCTAAAAATAAGTACGAACAACCATTTAGAGCACTGTACAATACTACAGAAAAAATGAAGAAAAAAGGATTAGACAGTAAAGCGTTTCAAAAGCTAATTGCTAATCTGCTGGTAAATTTAAAACCAGAACATATAATAGATTTTATACCAAAAAAATATATAGAAATGTATCGTATGTTATCAAGATACGATGCTTATGTCAATATACATCAACCAAAAAATAATAGCTTACAACATCAAGCAATAAAAAGATTAAAGTTTGAAGAATTATTTATTACGCAAATTAATTTGGTAGAGTTAAAGCTCATTCATCAAAAAGAAAAAGGATTTATATTTGAAAAGATAGATAATCATTTTGATAATTTCTATCATCATTTATTGCCATTTGAGTTAACCAACGCTCAAAAAAGAGTACTTAAAGAAATACGAAAAGATATGCTTAGTGGAAAGCAAATGAATAGATTGTTACAAGGTGATGTTGGTAGTGGAAAAACCATTGTAGCATTGCTGTGTATGTTAATGGCTATTGATAATAATTTTCAAGCGACACTAATGGCTCCAACAGAGATTTTAGCTCAACAACATTTTCAAGGCATACAAGAGTTACTACAAAATACCAATATTAATGTACAGTTGCTTACTGGTTCAACAAAATCAAAAGAAAAAAAACAAATATTAAAAGCTGTAAATGAAGGTTTGGTAGATTTACTAATTGGTACGCATGCATTAATTGAAGATACTGTTCAGTTTAAAAATTTAGGCATTGCTATAATAGACGAACAACATCGTTTTGGTGTAGAACAAAGAGCTAAACTGTATACCAAAAATACTACTGCACCACATATTTTGGTAATGACTGCTACACCAATTCCTAGAACATTAGCAATGACTTTATATGGCGATTTAGATGTTTCGGTGATTGATGAATTGCCACCAGGAAGAAAACCAATTAAAACAATACATAAGTTTGAGAGTCATCGTTTGGAGCTTTTTGGTTTTATGCGTGATGAAATTAAAAAAGGAAGACAAATATATATTGTTTATCCATTGATTCAAGAATCAGAAAAATTAGATTTAATTGATTTGCAAAATGGTTACGAAGCTATTTGTAGAGCATTTCCAATTCCAGATTATTTTGTAAGCGTAGTGCATGGTAAAATGAAACCAGCAGATAAAGATTTTGAGATGCAGCGATTTCTAAAAAAAGAAACGCAAATTATGGTAGCTACAACAGTAATAGAAGTTGGCGTAAATGTTCCTAATGCATCGGTGATGATTATTGAAAATGCAGACCGATTTGGCCTATCGCAATTGCATCAACTAAGAGGTAGAGTTGGAAGAGGAGCAGACCAATCGTATTGTATTTTAATGACTGATTTTAAGCTATCGCAAGATGCTAAGAAAAGAATTAAAACCATGTGCGAAACCAACGACGGTTTTAAAATTGCAGAAGTAGACTTGGCATTGCGTGGTCCAGGAAATATGGAAGGCACACAACAAAGTGGTGCTTTGCAATTGAGTATTGCCAATATTGCTACCGATGGAAAAATTTTAGAAGAAGCAAGAAAAACAGCGATAGCTATTTATGAGAACGATGCTACACTACAACACGAAGACAATAAATGGTTACGCTATTATTTGCAAGCACAAAAACAAAAGAAAAATAGTTGGATAAGTGTTTCGTAG
- a CDS encoding glycosyltransferase: MKQILFLTTQLPFPPISGGIIKTYKLIEYFYTKYDITLACFLKSEEEVNELPKFQKLFPNIKIIAFPFSVDRNIKTFIKSNLQKISMNEYRNRSTQMHELLQPIWNTIDTVFVDHLEMYQYIPNEFKGKKILHQHNAEFVMWYRFALLEKNYFKRFALRNQAYQVQQLEKKYCNDADVILAAPNDQHILEQIGIPKNKFRLTYHLGDDTYIDNNDLVYNRNHKAIMYVGTLSWEANVNGLLWFINHIWQQIIEKEPNTKFYIIGKNPDERLKQAAQQFPNIVFTGFVADLESYFQQCSVAIAPLLFGSGIKVKVISYMYRGIPCVTTNIGVEGLAVTDEQEIMIKDNADDFAIAVLALMNNEVLWNKLSQLSRNFAKTNLSWNAVLQIAAQTIDEDIL, from the coding sequence ATGAAACAAATTTTATTCCTTACTACACAATTACCATTTCCACCAATTAGTGGAGGAATTATAAAAACCTATAAATTAATAGAATATTTTTATACTAAATATGATATTACACTTGCTTGTTTCTTAAAATCAGAAGAAGAAGTAAATGAGTTACCAAAGTTTCAAAAGTTATTTCCAAATATTAAAATTATAGCTTTTCCTTTTTCAGTAGATAGAAATATCAAAACATTCATTAAAAGCAATTTGCAAAAAATTTCTATGAATGAATATAGAAATCGTTCTACTCAAATGCACGAATTGCTACAACCAATTTGGAATACTATTGACACTGTTTTTGTAGACCATTTAGAAATGTATCAATACATTCCAAACGAGTTTAAAGGAAAAAAGATATTGCATCAACACAATGCAGAATTTGTAATGTGGTATCGATTTGCTTTGTTAGAAAAAAATTATTTTAAACGATTTGCACTTAGAAACCAAGCTTACCAAGTACAACAACTAGAAAAAAAATATTGCAACGATGCAGATGTTATATTAGCAGCACCAAACGACCAACATATTTTAGAACAAATAGGTATTCCTAAAAATAAATTCCGTTTAACTTATCATCTTGGCGACGATACTTATATTGATAATAATGATTTAGTATATAATAGAAATCATAAAGCAATTATGTATGTTGGCACATTGTCTTGGGAAGCTAATGTAAATGGTTTGCTTTGGTTTATCAATCATATTTGGCAACAAATTATAGAAAAAGAACCTAATACTAAATTTTATATTATTGGAAAAAATCCTGATGAAAGATTAAAACAAGCAGCACAGCAATTTCCTAATATTGTTTTCACTGGTTTTGTAGCAGACCTAGAATCATACTTTCAACAATGTAGTGTTGCTATTGCTCCTTTGTTGTTTGGAAGTGGCATTAAAGTTAAAGTAATTTCATATATGTACAGAGGTATTCCTTGTGTTACAACAAACATTGGCGTAGAAGGTTTGGCTGTTACTGATGAACAAGAAATAATGATTAAAGACAATGCCGACGATTTTGCTATTGCAGTTTTAGCTTTAATGAATAATGAAGTACTTTGGAATAAACTATCACAATTAAGCAGAAATTTTGCCAAAACCAATTTATCATGGAATGCAGTATTACAAATTGCTGCACAAACAATAGACGAAGATATATTATAA